The following are encoded in a window of Castanea sativa cultivar Marrone di Chiusa Pesio chromosome 5, ASM4071231v1 genomic DNA:
- the LOC142637391 gene encoding TMV resistance protein N-like, with product MSSISSQKACSSSSFSSSTPRWKYDVFLSFRGEDTRTSFTDHLYVALKQRGIVTFRDEENLEIGKSISPELLKAIKESRFAIVILSRNFASSTWCLDELTKIIGCLKETITTVLPIFYDVDPSDVRKQTGAFAQAFFKHEERFKDNIEKVQTWKVALEEVANLKGWHLQDRSEAQLIQNIVGELWQKLSYEFLEDTEDLVGIESRVKELESCLVIGSDDVRIIGVWGMGGIGKTTLARVVFRMVSNKFEGCCFLPNVREVCEKDGLIPLQQQLIRKILNESISIQDVDEGVFVIKNRLRHKRILIVLDDINQLDQLKKLVGKHNWFGSGSRVIITTRDKHLLRILEVDEIFEAEGLSDDEALHLLSLKAFKNGHPPKDYLELSKDVVQYTKGLPLAIEILGSFLFSRSINQWKSTLIRIKEYPECAILQALKISYDGLHETEKKIFLYIAFFFNHDEKNSVVEKLNYFGLYPDVGLEVLVDKSLIKIEASNVWMHDLLQDMARKIIHEECPEEPGKRSILWLFEDINNVLTNNTGTEAIQGIVLKLPESKEAYWNPDSFSKMHHLKLLRISNVQLLHEPKHLPISLRFLEWSGYPSKSLPLNFQSSELVELYMCGSRIEQLWKGAKSFEKLKIIQMNGSTNLKQTPDLIKVPNLEEMVLEDCLNLHEIHPSTWVHNRLTRLNLKGCVNVNVKTLPSKFEMEFLEDLILSGCSKLKKIPEFGENMQRVLKLYLGGTAITKLPTSIGHLTSLVLLDVRDCKSLTCLPSVIFNFKLLKDVNISGCSRLDRLPENVGNAESVEELDVSGTAIKEVPSSIGLLKNLKVLSFNGCKGLSSFNSTSWYDLLPFSSRPKIADPVGLSSLSSLCSLTELNLQDCNLREIPNDIGCLFSLEEIDLSENSFVCLPDSISQLCKLEMMHLNNCTSLRSLPKLPVDIVAICGHGCTSLEMVPDLQKPNFFCKGELYLSNCNQLADNQDFIDIFLALIRNHHQGLIRPHRYDDQDYNWRYDMIISGIVIPKWFIHQSIGAEVNIKEPSSHLCDDWMGIAVCVAFSSLCNIEVTCQFIANGEVMSSVADFLFTYADLFSDHIWLCYLLPQYYNEKDIKLLNECEANELSQIGIKIEINDSRLEVKKCGFRMVYKKDIEELNRTMAQSSNTSIIPYEDLDILHHNFDNSEVVAKDNKAKQTRDYYNGIGPSGEGSCNDVAHRNRIERLHGDSDCEEYFECGEGISD from the exons ATGTCTTCCATTAGCTCTCAGAAGGCCTGCTCTTCGTcatcattttcatcttcaacACCTCGGTGGAAATATGATGTCTTTCTTAGTTTTAGAGGTGAGGACACCCGCACTAGTTTTACAGACCATCTATATGTTGCTTTGAAACAAAGGGGCATAGTTACCTTTAGAGACGAGGAAAATCTTGAGATAGGAAAATCTATTTCACCGGAGCTCTTGAAAGCAATAAAAGAATCGAGATTTGCAATTGTCATTCTCTCAAGAAACTTTGCGTCATCAACATGGTGCTTGGATGAACTTACAAAGATAATTGGATGCCTAAAAGAGACGATCACGACTGTTTTGCCAATATTTTATGATGTGGATCCATCTGATGTACGAAAACAAACGGGTGCCTTTGCCCAAGCCTTTTTTAAACATGAAGAACGTTTCAAGGACAATATAGAGAAAGTGCAAACATGGAAAGTTGCTTTAGAAGAAGTGGCAAATCTCAAAGGGTGGCACCTACAGGATAG GTCTGAGGCACAACTTATCCAAAATATTGTGGGGGAGTTATGGCAAAAATTGAGTTATGAATTCTTAGAAGATACTGAAGACCTAGTAGGAATAGAATCTCGAGTGAAGGAATTGGAGTCATGTTTGGTTATAGGGTCTGATGATGTTCGCATTATAGGGGTTTGGGGGATGGGGGGAATAGGTAAAACAACTCTTGCTAGAGTTGTTTTTCGTATGGTTTCAAACAAGTTTGAAGGTTGTTGCTTTCTCCCTAATGTTAGGGAGGTTTGTGAAAAAGATGGTTTAATTCCATTGCAACAACAacttattagaaaaatattaaatgaaagTATAAGTATACAAGATGTTGACGAGGGAGTTTTTGTGATAAAGAATAGATTACGTCATAAAAGAATTCTTATCGTTCTGGATGATATAAATCAATTAGACCAGTTGAAAAAGTTAGTTGGGAAGCATAATTGGTTTGGTTCTGGTAGTAGAGTTATCATAACAACAAGGGACAAACATTTACTGCGTATACTTGAAGTAGATGAAATATTCGAAGCTGAAGGATTGAGTGATGATGAAGCTCTTCATCTTTTGAGTTTAAAAGCTTTTAAAAACGGCCATCCTCCCAAAGATTATCTAGAGCTATCCAAAGATGTTGTACAATATACCAAAGGCCTTCCTTTAGCAATTGAGATTTTGGGTTCCTTTTTGTTCAGTAGAAGCATCAATCAATGGAAAAGTACATTAATTAGGATAAAAGAATATCCTGAATGTGCAATTCTCCAAGCACTTAAAATAAGTTATGATGGACTACACGAAACGGAGAAAAAAATATTCCTATATATTGCATTTTTCTTTAACCATGACGAAAAAAATAGTGTTGTAGAGAAACTAAATTATTTTGGCCTTTACCCTGATGTTGGATTAGAGGTTCTAGTTGATAAATCTCTCATAAAAATAGAAGCCTCTAACGTGTGGATGCATGATTTACTACAAGACATGGCTAGGAAAATAATTCATGAAGAATGCCCTGAAGAGCCTGGAAAACGTAGCATTTTGTGGTTATTTGAAGACATTAACAATGTACTAACAAATAATACG GGAACAGAAGCAATTCAAGGCATAGTCCTAAAGTTGCCTGAATCAAAAGAGGCATATTGGAATCCTGATTCATTTTCAAAGATGCATCATCTTAAATTGCTCAGAATTAGTAATGTTCAACTTCTCCACGAACCCAAACATCTTCCTATTAGCTTAAGATTTCTTGAGTGGAGTGGGTACCCTTCAAAATCTTTGCCATTGAATTTCCAATCAAGTGAGCTTGTTGAACTTTACATGTGTGGTAGCCGCATTGAACAACTTTGGAAAGGAGCAAAG TCTTTTGAGAAGTTGAAAATCATCCAAATGAATGGGTCTACAAACCTTAAACAGACCCCTGATTTGATCAAAGTCCCAAATCTTGAGGAAATGGTTCTTGAAGATTGTTTAAATTTACATGAGATCCACCCTTCAACTTGGGTTCATAATAGACTTACTCGTCTCAATCTAAAAGGTTGTGTAAATGTCAATGTCAAAACTCTTCCAAGCAAGTTCGAAATGGAGTTTCTTGAGGATCTTATTCTTTCTGGTTgctcaaaactaaaaaagatTCCAGAATTTGGAGAAAACATGCAACGAGTATTGAAGCTTTATTTGGGTGGAACTGCTATTACTAAACTACCAACATCAATTGGGCATTTGACCAGCCTTGTTTTATTGGACGTAAGAGATTGTAAAAGTCTTACGTGTCTACCAAGcgtcatttttaattttaagttgcTTAAAGACGTGAATATTTCGGGATGCTCAAGACTTGATAGATTGCCTGAGAATGTGGGTAACGCTGAAAGTGTAGAGGAGCTGGATGTGAGTGGAACTGCAATAAAAGAGGTGCCTTCTTCCATTGGTCTCTTAAAAAATCTTAAAGTGCTATCTTTCAATGGATGTAAGGGGTTATCATCATTTAACTCTACATCTTGGTATGATCTCCTCCCTTTTTCTTCAAGGCCAAAAATTGCAGATCCCGTGGGGTTGTCCTCTCTATCGAGTTTGTGTTCTTTGACTGAATTGAATCTACAAGACTGCAATCTCAGGGAAATCCCTAATGATATTGGTTGCTTATTCTCTTTAGAAGAAATAGATCTAAGTGAGAATAGTTTTGTTTGCCTTCCTGATAGCATCAGTCAACTATGTAAGTTGGAAATGATGCATTTGAATAATTGCACGAGTCTTCGATCATTGCCAAAGCTTCCAGTAGATATCGTAGCAATTTGTGGACATGGTTGTACCTCACTGGAAATGGTACCAGATCTCcaaaaacctaattttttttgtaagggagAGCTTTATCTTTCAAATTGCAATCAACTGGCTGACAATCAAGATTTCATTGACATCTTTTTGGCTCTGATAAGAAATCACcatcag ggaCTCATTCGTCCCCATAGATATGACGATCAAGATTACAATTGGAGATATGACATGATTATTTCTGGAATTGTAATTCCGAAGTGGTTTATCCATCAAAGTATTGGGGCTGAAGTGAATATAAAAGAACCTTCTTCTCATTTGTGTGATGACTGGATGGGGATTGCTGTTTGCGTtgcattttcttctctttgcaaTATTGAAGTAACTTGTCAGTTCATAGCAAATGGAGAAGTAATGTCTTCTGTAGCAGACTTTCTTTTCACATATGCTGATTTATTTTCAGATCATATTTGGCTATGTTATTTGCTTCCTCAATACTACAACGAGAAGGACATAAAATTACTGAACGAATGTGAAGCAAATGAATTGAGTCAAATTGGcattaaaattgaaatcaatgATTCAAGATTGGAGGTGAAGAAATGCGGGTTCCGAATGGTATACAAGAAAGACATAGAAGAACTCAACCGAACTATGGCTCAGAGTAGCAACACCAGCATCATTCCTTATGAGGACTTGGATATTCTCCATCATAATTTCGACAATTCAGAAGTGGTTGCAAAAGataacaaagcaaagcaaactCGTGACTATTACAATGGGATTGGACCTAGTGGAGAAGGAAGTTGTAATGATGTGGCACACCGAAACAGGATTGaaaggctacatggtgactcggATTGTGAGGAGTACTTCGAATGTGGTGAGGGGATCAGTGATTAG